One Deltaproteobacteria bacterium genomic window, GCCGTTGCGCCGTGGCGCGAGAAACCCCTCGATCCAGCGCCCTGCGGAATCGGAGCCGCGTCTCTTCAAACGACCGGGTTGAGCCGCTTGACTCGCAGCCTGCCGGCGCGACGCGCTCAACGCGGCCCCGCCACTGCTCAGGCGCTCAGGCAGGGCGCGAATGGCCGTGGCCATCACAAACGGGAAGATCCCCCGCCGAGGCACAGCGAGGCCCAGGCCGAGCGGGCGGCGCCCTCAACCGGCTTATGGCGTCGGCGTTGCCGTCGGCACCTCATAGCCAACCACCCAGCGCACGTCGGTCACCTGCGCCGAGCCGCAGTTCAAACACGCAAATCCAAACGGGGTGGAGCCAATGGCAGCGACATCCCACGCCTCCGCGCCGACGGGCTCACCCGGGTTGAAACCGTCGAAGATAAAGCAGTCCGCGTAGTTTGCGGTCAGAGCCCCGCCGATCTTGACGTCATCGTTGATCGCTCGCGCCACGGCGGAATAGCTCGTCCCCTTCGCCTTGATCCACATGAGCGTACCGTGGACGGGGTCCGTGATGCCCGTCTGCTCCCCCGCCGGGTGATCGAACGTGCAGGGGGTGCCGGACGCACTCAGTGTAGTGGCATCGCCGTCGCTCGGCGGGTCCTCGTCGACGCAGGTGTACAAGCCGTCATTGCTGCAGCTGTCGCTTGGCGTCTGCACACAGGAATATGTTGATGTCGGTTGCAGTGATTGCCAGCGCACGTTGCCGGGCCAGCTGGCGTCGTCGTGTACGTCCACGTCATCGAACGAGATATCTGCCGTCGTGCCCCACCCGTGCATGCTTCCAATGTACACGTAGTGAAACTCGCCATTGCCAGTACCCACACCCCAGCAATCTGCCGAATCGATGATGTTGCCGCCGGCGCTTAGGAGGTCCAAGTGCAGATCGACATCGGTCCCTTTGACGGCACGTAGCTGCAAGCCATAGGTGCTTCCGGCCTCCAATTGCGTAGCTATCGTCCCGCACGTAGCCGCTGCCCCAACTACTGTTTGCAGCTGCACCTCGCATCGTTTGATTGCGATTGAAGCGGTTGCAATTTTCCTGTCCATGTCAACAGCAACCGCGCACGTGAGCCGCCGGCCCGCTGGCGCTCGCGAGTTGCGACGGAGTTCATGCCGGTCCGCTCGACGCGCTTGTTAGCGGCGGTCCGCTCGCTCACGCCAGTAATCCGGACGCCGATGCTGGTGGGCGACCGCAACAAGATAAACGTACTCTTCCCAGACGCGATAGATGACGTTGTACGGAAACCCGGAAACGATCCGCTTGCGAAAGCCACCGGCAAGCGGCGTGCCTGCCTCAGGGCTGGCCGAAATACGCTCGGCGGCTTCCTCGACCGCAGCAAGAAAGCGGAGCCCAAGTCCCTCAAGGCGTGCCTGATAGAACTCCACGGACTCGCTGGCTTCCGCCCGAGCATCCGGGTGGAATATGGCCTCCTTCACGAGCGCAGCTTTGCACGCAGTTGCGCGAAGACTTCTCGAGCCGGTATCCCCTGAACGACGCCGTCCCGCAGCTCCTGGAAGCGTCGCTCCGCCTCGACAAGCCAGAGCTTCTCGATCTCCTCCGGTGACTCCACGCTCTCCTCGAGGCTTGCTAGTAGATCCACCGCGAGCCGTGCACGATCCTCGGGTGGTAAGCGGAGAGCATCGTCCTCGATCTCAGCCAGCGAATGTGCCATCTCGTCCTCCACTCTGCTAACCACGGTAGCACGGCTGGCCTACGTGCCGCCAACTTCTACACACAGCAGCACCAATACTACTGCGGAGTCGATCTCCATGCACGCTCGATGTACGTCTGCATCCTCGATGCCGCGGGCACCGTCGTGGTGCACAAGGACCTGCCCGCCGAGCCCGACTCCTTCCTGCGCGTGATTGCGCCGTACCGCGATAACCTCGCCGTCGCCGTCGAGTGCATCTTTCGGCTCGGCCGACGCACCGCCAAGCAGCACGTCGCCAACGCCTTCTACCGCCTGCGCTCGGTCCCCGGCATCGGCAAGATCATCGCCCTGGTCATCCTCTACGAGATCCACGACATCACTCGCTTTCCGCGCGTGCAGGACTTCGCCTCCTACTGCCGCGATCAACGGAGAGCCCGAGCTGCCGCTGGAGCACTTACATGTGCGGCCGCCTGAAAGCCGAAGCGCGCCGGCCGGCGTGCACCGATCCGGCGTACCGAAGACGATTCAAGAGCGCGCCTGGACGTCGCCGATCTGGTACCAGCCGCGGCGCGGATAGCTCTCACCCGAGCAGGGTGCGCGCGTGGCGGCCGAGCAACCGCCGGCCGGCGACGATTATGGCGACCGACCCGGCAAGGCCGACCGTGAACGCGCACGAGTCCAGAATCACCCGGCGCGGGTGGAAAGCGTGGTACAGCGGAACCACCGCATAGGTCCACCACACCGAGATGCAAAAGAAGTGGTACAGGTAGATCGGGTAGGTCGCCTCGCTCAGCCAGCGAACGGCGGCGCGCCCGCGCCAGTCGAAGGCGAAGAGAAAGATGCCGAAGATGACGCCGTACCTGTGGAAGTACTCCATTGTGACCCAGGTATTGCTGCGCTTGTGCGGAAGCACCCACATCGCGGCGATCGACACCCCGATGGCGACTAGCAGCAGAACCAAGCCGCCCCGCCGGCGGAAGCGAGGCGTGAGCCGTCTGATTGCGGGCAGGTGCTGGGCCACAAACCAGCCAACCACGAACGGGGTGGAGCCAATAGCAGCGGCTTCTGTTGAAGCCAGACCGAGAGGCACGGGATCTCCGTGCATAGAGCGACGAACTCGTCGTCCTCGTCGGACCAAGACACGCGGTACCAGTAGTGTGGAATCATCTCGGGCTGGCACCGCCCGCTGTACGCGCCGGATTATGGTCTTCGGCCCGAGGTTGATGCCGGATGCTTGGGCGATCGCGCGTGCGGCCTGTTCCCGTCGCGCGGTTTGGGCGAAATTCTTTCTGCCTGCGGCGGGCGGTTCATTTGACGCCGGCCGGCATGCTCGCTAAAGGGGCGCCCATGACGGCTACAACGCGCTTGAACATTGGCGGTTTGCTTCTGCTGGCGCTGACGCTGGGCAACGGCTGCTCCAAGCCGACAGCGGGTACGCTGACGCTGGTGCCCTCAGGCATGAACATCACTGGCGGTGCCATGCGCAACAAGAACGGCAGCGTGGTTTTCTGGGGCAACGGCAAGCTGCAATCGAAGGTCTACCTGGAGAAGGGGCCGGTCACGATCACTATCCGGGCGGCCGGCAACGTGGTCGACGGCGCCGGGCCGGTGGTGACCGTGGATCTGGAAGCGCGCATCGTCGGCAAGCTAGCCGTCGCCGACAAGCAACA contains:
- a CDS encoding addiction module protein → MAHSLAEIEDDALRLPPEDRARLAVDLLASLEESVESPEEIEKLWLVEAERRFQELRDGVVQGIPAREVFAQLRAKLRS
- a CDS encoding IS110 family transposase, which translates into the protein MCHLVLHSANHGSTAGLRAANFYTQQHQYYCGVDLHARSMYVCILDAAGTVVVHKDLPAEPDSFLRVIAPYRDNLAVAVECIFRLGRRTAKQHVANAFYRLRSVPGIGKIIALVILYEIHDITRFPRVQDFASYCRDQRRARAAAGALTCAAA
- a CDS encoding type II toxin-antitoxin system RelE/ParE family toxin, with the translated sequence MKEAIFHPDARAEASESVEFYQARLEGLGLRFLAAVEEAAERISASPEAGTPLAGGFRKRIVSGFPYNVIYRVWEEYVYLVAVAHQHRRPDYWRERADRR
- a CDS encoding DUF3604 domain-containing protein, giving the protein MRPPESRSAPAGVHRSGVPKTIQERAWTSPIWYQPRRG